Below is a window of Synechococcus sp. RSCCF101 DNA.
GCGACTCCGACGGGCGCAGGCCCCGGACGCGCCCCGCCAGGCAGCCCTGCTTCAACGGCTCGCCACGGCCGAGCTGAGCCAGCCGGCGGCGGCGCGCAGCTGCAGCGGCAGGCCGGGCAGGCGGGTCAGGTAGGCCAGGCGCCGCAGCTGGAAGGCCCGCGGACCGGCCAGGGTCAGACCCAGCCCGGTGATGGCGGCATCGCCGATGCCGAGGCTGATCATTTCGCCGAGATCGTTCCAGCGGAAGGCGCGGGTGGGCTCGCCCGCAGCGCGGTGCTGCAGGTTCCTGGCCATCAGGGCGGCCTGCTGGAAGGCCACCTGGGCAGTGGCGGGCGGCGGCGGTTCGTCGTCCGAGCTGATCGTGGCCACGTCACCGAGGGCGAAGAGATCGTCCGTCCCCTGCACGGCCAGATCGGCGCCGCAGCACAGACGCCCCTGGCCATCCAGGGGGAGCGGCGGCTGCAGGACGGGGGGGCGCGGCCTGACTCCGGCGACCCAGATCAGTCCGTGGTGCGGCAGGGTCTCCTCCCTGCGGTGGCTGTCATCCACACGGCTGCTCACCCGCACGGCTCCCGGCAGAGCCTCCAGCACGCGCGTCTGCAGGCGGACCCTCACATCCCGCCGCTGCAGCGCGGAGCGGGCCTGTTCCCGGTTGAAGGCCTTGCCCCGGGGCAGGATGTCGTCGCCCATCTCGATCAGTTCGAGCTCCGCCGCCCCGTCCAGTAGATCGGCCAGCTTGCAGCTGAGTTCCACGCCGGTGGGGCCGCCGCCCACCACCACCAGCCGGGGATGGATGGGCCGCTCGGCCCTGAGCTCATGCAGCTTCTGCTGCAGGACCGCCACATCGCTGAGGGTGTGGAAGCCGAGGCCGTGCTGCGGCAGACCCGGGATGCCGTAGTGATGGGGCACGGACCCGGTGGCGATCACGCAGGTGCCGAAGCCCAGGCTGCCGCCGCCGCTGAGGCTCACGCGCCGGCGCCGGTGGTCGATGGTCGTGACGCGCTCGCGCAGGTGCACCACGCCGCTGCCGGCCAGGAGCGAGGCGATGCCGGGTGCCACCTGCCAGGCGCCCAGCTCACCGCTGAGCAGCTCGTAGAGCAGGGGCAGAAAGACGAAGCTGGGGTTGGGTTCCACCAGCACCACGCGCGAGCCCGCGTCCTGGCGTGCGGCCTGCAGTGCGGTGAACAGGCCGGCGAAGCCCCCCCCGACCACCACCAGCGCCGCTTCGGAGTCAGGATGTGGGCTCATCAGATGGGGGTTCGCCCGGGACGATGCTGTGTCCGAACCCTACCCAGACCGCTCCGGTTGC
It encodes the following:
- a CDS encoding NAD(P)/FAD-dependent oxidoreductase — encoded protein: MSPHPDSEAALVVVGGGFAGLFTALQAARQDAGSRVVLVEPNPSFVFLPLLYELLSGELGAWQVAPGIASLLAGSGVVHLRERVTTIDHRRRRVSLSGGGSLGFGTCVIATGSVPHHYGIPGLPQHGLGFHTLSDVAVLQQKLHELRAERPIHPRLVVVGGGPTGVELSCKLADLLDGAAELELIEMGDDILPRGKAFNREQARSALQRRDVRVRLQTRVLEALPGAVRVSSRVDDSHRREETLPHHGLIWVAGVRPRPPVLQPPLPLDGQGRLCCGADLAVQGTDDLFALGDVATISSDDEPPPPATAQVAFQQAALMARNLQHRAAGEPTRAFRWNDLGEMISLGIGDAAITGLGLTLAGPRAFQLRRLAYLTRLPGLPLQLRAAAGWLSSAVASR